A single Vigna radiata var. radiata cultivar VC1973A chromosome 8, Vradiata_ver6, whole genome shotgun sequence DNA region contains:
- the LOC106771377 gene encoding pentatricopeptide repeat-containing protein At5g52850, chloroplastic, translated as MLCSKTIANTLFPCRFLETCLQVLSLCNSKILEEGTCVHSIMIKVGLQHDLYFSNNLLSLYAKCFGVGPARHFFDEMPHKDVVSWTTLLSAHTRHRYHSEALRLFDMMLGSGQCPNEFTLSSALKSCSALGEFEFGAQIHASVVKLGLELNPVLGTTLIDLYTKCDGTVEPHKLLTFVTDGDVVSWTTMISSLVETSKWSEALQVYVKMIEAGVYPNGFTFVKLLGVSSFLGLGMGCGKILHAQLIRFGVEMNLVLKTAIVDMYAKCRRIEDAIKVSNQTPECDVYLWTTIISGFIQNFQIREAVNAFLDMRLSTTQPNNFTYASLLNASSSILSLELGEQFHSLVIMVGLEDDIFVGNALVDMYMKCSQTPANGVEAFRGINSPNVISWTSLIAGFAEHGLEEESFQLFGEMQAAGVQPNSFTLSAILGACSKMKSVFQTMKIHGHIIKTKADVDIAVGNALVDAYAGGGMTDEAWSVIHKMSHRDLITYTSLAAKLNQRGDHEMALKVIADMCNDDVKMDEFSLASFLSAAASLGTMETGKQLHCYSVKSGFEICNSFSNSLVHLYSKCGSMHDAYRAFKDIHEPDTVSWNGLISGLASNGHIFDALSAFDDMRLAGVKPDSFTFLSLMFACSQGSLLNQGLDYFYSMEKTYDITPKLDHYVCLIDLLGRGGRLEEAMGVIETMPFMPDSVIYKTLLNACKLHGNVLLGEDMARRCLELDPCDPAVYLLLASLYDNARLSDFGDKTRKLMRERGLRRSPRHCWMEVRGRIRVFSASEKIDKGDIHEKLEYFITELKNRGYPYQENEDKLYHPEQLALAFGVLTAPTMAPIRINKNSAICNHCHSFMMHLTEFVDREIIVRDRKRFHFFKEGECSCRGHS; from the coding sequence ATGTTATGTAGTAAAACAATTGCTAACACTTTGTTTCCATGCCGCTTCCTAGAAACGTGCTTGCAGGTTCTCTCTCTATGCAACTCAAAGATCCTGGAGGAGGGAACATGTGTCCATAGCATAATGATCAAAGTGGGTCTCCAACATGACTTATATTTTAGCAACAATTTGCTGTCTTTGTATGCGAAATGCTTTGGAGTTGGACCAGCACGCCAtttctttgatgaaatgcctCACAAGGATGTTGTGTCATGGACTACGCTTCTATCTGCTCACACCAGGCACAGGTATCATTCTGAGGCCCTCCGGTTGTTTGACATGATGCTAGGTTCTGGTCAATGCCCCAATGAATTCACCTTGTCCAGTGCCTTAAAATCGTGTTCTGCCTTGGGAGAGTTTGAGTTTGGGGCTCAAATTCATGCCTCTGTGGTTAAGCTTGGGTTGGAGCTGAATCCGGTTCTTGGTACCACTTTGATTGATTTGTATACAAAGTGTGATGGTACTGTTGAGCCACACAAATTGCTTACCTTTGTAACGGATGGTGATGTTGTGTCTTGGACAACCATGATCTCTTCATTGGTGGAGACTAGTAAATGGAGTGAAGCGCTACAAGTCTACGTCAAAATGATTGAAGCGGGAGTTTACCCGAATGGGTTCACATTTGTCAAACTCTTAGgcgtttcttcttttcttggttTGGGAATGGGTTGTGGGAAAATACTGCACGCACAGTTAATCAGATTTGGTGTGGAAATGAATCTGGTGTTGAAGACAGCAATTGTTGATATGTATGCAAAATGCAGGCGGATAGAAGATGCAATTAAGGTCTCAAATCAGACACCTGAATGCGATGTGTACTTATGGACTACCATAATCTCTggatttattcaaaattttcagaTTAGAGAGGCCGTTAATGCGTTTCTTGATATGAGATTGTCTACAACTCAACCAAATAATTTTACATACGCTAGTTTATTGAATGCTAGCTCCTCAATTTTATCATTGGAGCTAGGGGAACAGTTTCATTCACTGGTCATCATGGTTGGATTGGaggatgatatttttgttggaaATGCACTGGTAGATATGTACATGAAATGCTCACAGACCCCAGCAAATGGTGTGGAAGCTTTTAGAGGGATAAACTCTCCAAATGTCATCTCTTGGACTTCTTTGATAGCTGGTTTTGCAGAACATGGTTTGGAAGAAGAATCATTTCAGTTGTTCGGGGAAATGCAAGCAGCTGGAGTGCAACCAAATTCCTTTACACTATCTGCTATTCTTGGAGCTTGCAGTAAAATGAAATCTGTTTTTCAAACAATGAAAATCCATGGACatatcataaaaacaaaagcaGACGTGGACATAGCTGTAGGGAATGCTCTTGTAGATGCTTATGCTGGAGGAGGAATGACAGATGAAGCATGGTCAGTTATTCACAAGATGAGCCACAGAGATCTCATCACATACACAAGTTTAGCAGCAAAATTAAACCAAAGGGGAGATCACGAAATGGCATTAAAAGTCATCGCTGACATGTGCAACGATGACGTTAAGATGGATGAATTTAGCTTGGCAAGTTTTTTATCAGCAGCAGCTAGCTTAGGCACTATGGAAACTGGAAAGCAGCTACACTGTTACTCAGTAAAATCAGGTTTCGAAATATGTAACTCATTTTCAAATAGCCTTGTTCACTTGTACAGTAAGTGTGGTAGCATGCATGATGCATACAGAGCTTTCAAAGATATACACGAGCCAGATACAGTGTCATGGAATGGTTTGATATCTGGATTGGCATCAAATGGTCATATATTCGATGCTCTTTCTGCCTTTGATGACATGAGGTTAGCGGGAGTTAAGCCTGATTCATTCACATTCTTATCACTGATGTTTGCTTGCAGCCAAGGTAGTTTATTGAATCAGGGTCTTGATTATTTCTATTCTATGGAAAAAACGTATGATATAACACCAAAGTTGGATCACTATGTGTGTTTAATTGATCTCCTCGGTAGAGGTGGTCGCCTAGAGGAAGCTATGGGAGTTATTGAAACAATGCCTTTCATGCCAGATTCTGTAATTTATAAAACCTTATTAAATGCTTGCAAATTACATGGAAATGTGCTACTGGGAGAGGATATGGCAAGGAGATGTCTTGAGCTTGATCCATGTGATCCTGCAGTATATTTGCTGCTTGCTAGCTTGTATGACAATGCCAGACTATCTGATTTCGGCGACAAGACTCGTAAGCTGATGAGAGAAAGAGGCTTAAGAAGAAGCCCCAGGCACTGTTGGATGGAGGTAAGGGGTAGGATTCGTGTCTTTTCTGCAAGTGAGAAGATAGATAAGGGTGACATTCATGAAAAGCTAGAGTATTTTATAACTGAATTGAAGAATAGAGGGTATCCATACCAAGAGAATGAAGATAAGTTATACCACCCAGAGCAATTAGCCCTTGCATTTGGTGTTCTTACTGCACCAACTATGGCTCCAATACGCATAAACAAGAATTCTGCTATCTGCAATCACTGTCATTCTTTTATGATGCATCTGACAGAATTTGTTGATAGGGAGATAATTGTGAGGGATAGGAAACGATTCCATTTCTTTAAGGAAGGCGAGTGTTCATGTAGAGGTCACTCCTAG
- the LOC106771748 gene encoding probable WRKY transcription factor 27, with protein sequence MDEDWDLFAVVRSCQSTNNTSTTAIPETTTNTTSSSLLTSLLKEDRYDAFSFPNTIQPITNEFHQLHQFFSPFNPTTTNATTLSAPRINPNSPYFAQQETQQISDHLPILPHFLPEPSTPSFNRFPDHQQQQQNQLQLLQKQEFHTSQNNSPTVSPNTQPQTPKSRKRKSQQKKMVCQVTADKLSADLWAWRKYGQKPIKGSPYPRNYYRCSSSKGCMARKQVERSNTETDVFIVTYTGDHSHPRPTHRNSLAGSTRSKNPTTNPPPLSGSLSFQSAPFSSSSSSSPPLSPTSPSEDPPEAGDVEPDLDMETDMDDDGDIR encoded by the exons ATGGATGAGGACTGGGATCTCTTTGCCGTCGTCAGAAGCTGCCAATCAACTAACAATACTTCCACCACAGCAATTCCAGAAACCACCACCAATACTACTTCATCTTCTCTCCTCACTTCCCTTCTCAAGGAAGACAGATACGATGCATTTTCCTTTCCCAATACAATCCAACCCATAACAAATGAATTTCACCAGTTACACCAATTCTTTTCACCCTTTAACCCCACCACCACCAACGCCACTACCCTCAGTGCTCCTCGCATCAATCCTAATTCCCCTTATTTTGCCCAACAGGAAACCCAGCAAATCAGTGATCACCTTCCCATTTTGCCTCATTTTCTGCCAGAACCCTCCACTCCCAGTTTTAATAGATTCCCTGACCATCAACAACAGCAACAGAATCAACTACAGTTACTTCAGAAACAGGAATTTCATACATCCCAGAACAATTCACCCACAGTTTCACCCAACACACAACCTCAAACACCCAAATCAAGAAAAAG AAAAAGCCAACAGAAGAAAATGGTGTGCCAGGTAACCGCAGATAAACTCTCAGCAGATTTGTGGGCATGGCGAAAATACGGACAAAAACCAATTAAGGGTTCTCCGTATCCAAG GAATTACTATAGATGTAGCAGCTCCAAAGGTTGTATGGCTCGAAAACAAGTTGAACGGAGTAACACCGAAACCGATGTGTTCATTGTTACGTACACCGGAGACCACTCGCATCCCCGGCCAACCCACCGGAACTCGCTCGCCGGAAGTACCCGAAGTAAAAATCCGACGACGAATCCGCCGCCTTTATCCGGGTCACTCTCCTTCCAATCCGcccccttttcttcttcttcttcttcttctccaccACTCTCTCCAACGTCGCCGTCGGAAGATCCACCGGAAGCCGGCGATGTTGAACCTGACCTGGACATGGAAACCGACATGGACGATGACGGTGACATCCGATGA